In Hydra vulgaris chromosome 06, alternate assembly HydraT2T_AEP, a genomic segment contains:
- the LOC136080986 gene encoding uncharacterized protein LOC136080986 translates to MDKIKILFMVFLNLCVYARSGKILNLYNKGNEYGYGGYAGGLYNKGYGGYGGGFYNKGYGYGNNYYSDESKKDVKEDPTYNSYNKGYGFGGYGGGLNNNGYGRHGGGLYNKGYGFGNNYYSDESKTAVKEDPTYNSYNKGYGYGGYGYGGSYNKGYGYGKSYFKDE, encoded by the exons ATGGacaaaataaagatattgtttATGGTTTTCCTAAACCTTTGTGTTTATGCAAGAAGTGGAAAGATACTAAATTTGTACAATAAAGGAAACg AGTATGGCTACGGTGGATACGCAGGTGGATTGTACAACAAAGGGTACGGAGGGTACGGAGGTGGATTTTACAATAAAGGGTACGGATACGGAAACAACTACTACAGTGACGaatcaaaaaaagatgttaaagaaGACCCCACTTATAATTCATACA ACAAAGGCTATGGCTTCGGTGGATACGGAGGTGGATTAAACAACAATGGGTACGGAAGACACGGAGGTGGATTATACAACAAAGGGTATGGATTTGGAAACAATTACTACAGTGACGAATCTAAAACGGCTGTAAAAGAAGATCCCACTTATAACTCATAca ataaaggtTACGGATATGGCGGATACGGTTATGGTGGATCCTATAATAAAGGTTATGGATACGGAAAATCTTACTTCAAGGACGAATGA